ctgagcttgtaggaaataattcactgagcgtctctcagtccacgcaggcgtccgttcattgtcctcatgtctgtaagaacacagctgtgctgctgttccactgactgaaagctcagagttgtgtgatatattcagaggaacagtttgagtcagccatagaggctgtgttctgtggagctctggttgtgtctgtggttgaggctgtcacaatccctcctgatggccacacacattgatcaccactttgcttcattctctggcgagctggtcccagacccagctctgagactggaccagcacctgccaacagcagtctgtccagccattggatggaccctgcagtcgccatcttccctgatgagtcctctctctctggtcaaaacaaaccctgcccacacctgacctgctccagacgaggttctgttcacagtttcagactgaactttaattcttctcctgatggttttctctatgaggatccagactctcagctgagggaatacgttctgtctgcagacctgctgagccagacgttcaaagccgtgtgaccacagcagaacaaacctgatgcttcatattgttttcagacacaggaaccttcttgcatttagctcgtaatcaatcattttgtctctgtttgcttcaggtcatattaacactttaaatctgacacagcagatcttcaacacactaaaagaatgatgaaggtacagaatctagagaccactttggatcctggttttatgtttggtcctgatttactgtcagtttcatttgacactactggtactgcagctaatagaacaactgatgagtctattggtatttatcatcggctcgtagctttctgtcagcatgtctctcttgtcttatttgcaggaacagtgtcgatgaaccaaacatctcttcttttggaatctgcacggaggctgatgaaggaaacctcagtgaacaaagaaaactgttttgtcaaacttacatcgtagttcatcctccagagctacacatgatacagcctctatgcttgtcaatacaaacaggaacttgatctgacctgagagtttccagtgcacagtgtggactctccagtccagcacacagcagcttcactcctgaatcctgcaggttattgttactcaggtccaactctctcagactggaggactcggatctgaggactgaggacagaacttcacagcttctctccgagaggttacagccactcagtctgaagaagaagaagaaaaagaacatttattttaaaatgttgagtctcttctcagcatgtgatcaaatctttgctgttccatcataaacatgttgtagatgttcattcattgtcttcacgtctgtaagaacacagtcatgtgtccttcatgaggggacagtgtcagacctgaatccaattcttgagtttcatgtttaaaccttctggatgaagtttaaagtttcagactctcgaatgtgcagttagaaataaacaggaggctctgagagtgactgagtgctgaaacaaatacatgaagtgaatgatttaaaggatcagcagttttctgccagcattcctctctcgtcttatgtgcagcaacagtcttgattttcctcttttattttttacattcttcaaagctctccattataacaacctgttcctctggactgaaggaggggggacatgattggtcctttttgtggtgacaaagagtcaaatgatggagcaaacatctctttatatgggaacgtgcacagagcctgatgaaggaaacctgagttaacaaaggaagctgataaccaccgtcgtgatgccgttatctctgcctggagttcatgtttagttgaggcagctcacacagaggaagcctggctcggtccaatttgttttgtccttcatcccactgagcttcacatgagacagcctctgtgctggactcaaactgctgactcatagtccttcagaattaatgtttcccatgactcagcactcgatcaatagtcaattcatcaggtttaatgacccatgctgcacttcgtgaaacctcactgtaggaaatattcctgcacagattttaattacagatacgcaaaatatttctacagctacaaAACTTTATAACACATccgcaaacttgaatttgagaggtttcttttttttttttttcaaatcctgacatgagagagactgtttaaaataaatgaatctctGAATttacagaactaacttaaatctgtcaacacaaacagtaacttgatctgacctgagagtttccagtgcacagtgtggactctccagtccagcagacagcagcttcattcctgaatcctgcaggttgttgttactgaggtccagctctctcagactgcaggactgagatctgaggactgaggacagaacttcacagcttctctctgagaggttacagccactcagtctgaagaagaagaagaagaagaaaaagaacatttattttaaaatgttgagtctcttctcagcatgtgttcaaatctttgctgttccatcataaacatgttgtagatgtgacaataaatcatcactgaatcaggaacaaacagacatccacaaaccaacgtcacatgatataaaaaatgaatctgggagaaaatgaggctcattgatattttgagtttttgtgaaatgatgttcagaaataatttcacagccttcagtcgaaCATCGTCTTTTGCgtacatgtgaaaaaatagtatgcacgaatctgaatgtgtgagtttgatttaaaaaatctcacaaatgaaagtttagctgtagaaatatttttccatgtttgaaaaggttttgtgcaaacaaataatctgaatatacttcagatattttcagcagtgaagtttcagagtctgaagagacacaggaaggaagcaaacagtaagttagatatcagagtatttattgatgaagaatcttcactatctctgtacttacagagttttgttggaggctttgaccactggcagcagcctctgaagagcctcctctgaagcagagaatttcttcaggtcaaacacctccatttttttttctgatgacagtaagatgaagaccagagctgaccactgagcaggagacagttcatctgtggagacacttcctgaactcaaggactgttggatctgatccaccagagaacgatcattcagttcattcagacagtggaacagattgatgctttgctctgcagaaggtgtctctccaatcttcttcttgatgtacttgacTGTTCCCTGATTGGTTTTtgtgccacttcctgtctgtgtcagcaggcctcgtaggagagtctgattggtcttcactgacagacccaggaggaatcggaggaacaagtccagttgtccatttggactctgtaaggccttgtccacagcactctggtggagatgtgaAAGATGAGGATCTCTGTCTTTGAAGACTTTTGACAATTGCACAACAAGTTTAGACCCTGCACGTTCACGGGAGgttttttgttcttctgacagcagattgattccagagctgctgaatgtcaggtggacatgaagagcagccagaaactcctgaacactcagatggacgaagcagaacaccttgtcctggtacagtcctctctcctctttgaagatctgtgtgaacactcctgagtacactgaggctgctctgatatcgatgccacactctgtcaggtctgattcatagaagatcaggtttcctttctgcagctgctcaaaagccagttttcccagagactcaatcatcttcctgctctctggagtccactgagaatctgactcagctcctccatcatacttgatgttcttcactttggactgaaccaccaggaagtggatgtacatctgagtcagggtcttgggcaactctccttcctctctggtcttcatcacatcctccagaactgtagcagtgatccagcagaagaccgggatgtggcacatgatgtggaggcttcgtgatgtcttgatgtgggagatgattctgttggcctgctccttgtctctgaacctcttcctgaagtactcctccttctgttcatcagtgaaccctctgacctctgtcaccatgtcaacacactcaggagggatctgattggctgctgcaggtcgtgtggttatccagaggcaagcagagggaagcagtttcctcctgatgaggtttgtcagcagcacatccactgaggtggactctgtaacatcagtcaggatctcattgttgtggaagtccagaggaagtcgacactcatccagaccgtcaaagatgaacaaaaccctgaactcttcaaacctgcagattcctgcttctttggtttcaggaaagaagtgatgaacaagttccaccaagctgaactttttctctctctgcacattcagctctctgaaagtgaatggaaacatgaactgtatgtcctggtgggctttgtcttcagcccagtccagagtgaacttctgtgttaaaaccgtcttcccaatgccagccactccctttgtcatcactgttctgattggttcatcttgtgcaggtggtttaaagatgtcttcttgtctgattgtggtttctggtccgtgtggtttcctggatgctgtttcaatctgtctgacctcatgttcatcattgacctgtccagtccctccctctgtgatgaagagctctgtgtagatctgattcaggagggtccgctttcctgctttagcgatcccctcaaacacacactggaacttctccttcaggttagatttaagatttaatCGACGccgacaaactggagcaaaaagttctgaatgaagacacaacaaataaatcaataagtgattgataaagttcagatgagaatttaatgtccttgtctgaacatattttggtccatctgttgagacatcagtgaatgttccactgatccagcagctaaacctttagagaaatcctcttactgctctgcagacgctcagccagctcctcctcctccattctcctcaggaagtgctgtgtgatcttcagaaatgcctctctgctgctcctcctctgctctgcatcatcatcctcatcctccccctgactctctaagcattctaggtcatctggactcagaaccgtcttgatcttcttcagctcgttcctcacaaaggagacaatgttctcctccagcagctggaacagaagatgatatgaatggcacaaactgaaatcatggaagcaaacatcagatccatgttggacagactgacggtccactggtctaaaaagtgcagtgttgagattattgtgaacagaacagatgtgaagcaactgttgtacatgtacagaccataaatatggagtccaggtgaaTTTGATGCTGCTGagcagactgaccactgggaacctctgagctctcctggtggactctgtggaggaatcgtgaagaattagctcacatcatgtctgtccacacagagacaaacaccagctgaaggtccttcgagctgaagtgttgattccaacattgaatcagatggtttccactgacattaaagtgttgctcgtactgctgatcccactgtgaatcaacagtccagtctgcatttctgtgcagctttcactttactgtgttggttcaccagcttgtctggttgagtccctccagttctcattgacccctataatactgtggacagcatcacacagctcacacaagctaactggatgctacctgtccagcacaaattggcagtgagtcacaataaagtgagtgaaacatgagaaaaccaaagagagaagcagagaatactggatcaaagcaaagctgagggtgatttcacatccagctgtgtttcaaatgaaagctggaacgttcttctctggactacatgaaggaaaca
The sequence above is a segment of the Chaetodon auriga isolate fChaAug3 chromosome 23, fChaAug3.hap1, whole genome shotgun sequence genome. Coding sequences within it:
- the LOC143316289 gene encoding uncharacterized protein LOC143316289, encoding MDLMFASMISLLEENIVSFVRNELKKIKTVLSPDDLECLESQGEDEDDDAEQRRSSREAFLKITQHFLRRMEEEELAERLQSKLFAPVCRRRLNLKSNLKEKFQCVFEGIAKAGKRTLLNQIYTELFITEGGTGQVNDEHEVRQIETASRKPHGPETTIRQEDIFKPPAQDEPIRTVMTKGVAGIGKTVLTQKFTLDWAEDKAHQDIQFMFPFTFRELNVQREKKFSLVELVHHFFPETKEAGICRFEEFRVLFIFDGLDECRLPLDFHNNEILTDVTESTSVDVLLTNLIRRKLLPSACLWITTRPAAANQIPPECVDMVTEVRGFTDEQKEEYFRKRFRDKEQANRIISHIKTSRSLHIMCHIPVFCWITATVLEDVMKTREEGELPKTLTQMYIHFLVVQSKVKNIKYDGGAESDSQWTPESRKMIESLGKLAFEQLQKGNLIFYESDLTECGIDIRAASVYSGVFTQIFKEERGLYQDKVFCFVHLSVQEFLAALHVHLTFSSSGINLLSEEQKTSRERAGSKLVVQLSKVFKDRDPHLSHLHQSAVDKALQSPNGQLDLFLRFLLGLSVKTNQTLLRGLLTQTGSGTKTNQGTVKYIKKKIGETPSAEQSINLFHCLNELNDRSLVDQIQQSLSSGSVSTDELSPAQWSALVFILLSSEKKMEVFDLKKFSASEEALQRLLPVVKASNKTLLSGCNLSERSCEVLSSVLRSQSSSLRELDLSHNNLQDSGVKLLSAGLESPHCALETLRLSGCNLSERSCEVLSSVLRSQSSSLRELDQSNNNLQDSGVKLLSAGLESPHCALETLRLSGCNLSERSCEVLSSVLRSQSSSLRELDLSNSNLQDSGVKLLSAGLESPHCALETLRLSGCNLSERSCEVLSSVLRSQSSSLRELDLSHNNLQDSGVKLQSAGLESPHCALETLRLSGCLITEEGCASLASALRSNPSHLRELDLSYNHPGDSGVKLLSAGLEDPHCRLDTLRVEPAGVRWLRPGLRKYSCELKLDTNTVNRRIKLSDNNRTMTYVEEDQSYPDHPDRFDRWPQLLCGTGLTGRCYWEFENRGRVDVSVSYRRIRRKGDSDECVFGWNDQSWSLCCSDGHYSVRHKKRTMSISSSSSSFSSSSSSVSHRVGVYVDCPAGTLSFYSVSSDSLIHLHTFNTTFTEPLYPGFGFRFWSRSRSGSSVSLCPL